One Mycobacteroides salmoniphilum DNA segment encodes these proteins:
- a CDS encoding carboxymuconolactone decarboxylase family protein, whose product MTETPRTTTRIEPVAPRHASLLTRIMYRVARRRYGQVPEPFTVIAHHRKLMVAAAMHEQMLSSASQVLPVNVRELAVFWTARTVGCSWCVDFGSMLQRLDGLDVERLKAVEGYASSPLFTDDERAAIAYADAMTGNPHDITDQQVEDLRRRFGDAGVIELTYQIGVENMRARTYAALGITEQGFNSGDACRVPWASPQDSLDA is encoded by the coding sequence ATGACTGAGACACCACGCACAACAACACGTATCGAGCCCGTTGCCCCGCGGCACGCTTCACTGCTCACCCGCATCATGTACCGGGTTGCCAGACGGCGATATGGCCAAGTGCCCGAGCCGTTTACGGTGATCGCCCACCATCGCAAGCTGATGGTCGCGGCCGCGATGCACGAGCAGATGCTGAGCAGCGCGTCGCAGGTATTGCCGGTGAACGTCCGTGAGCTCGCAGTGTTCTGGACCGCCCGCACGGTGGGCTGCTCCTGGTGCGTCGACTTCGGCTCCATGCTGCAGCGGCTCGACGGCTTGGACGTCGAGCGCCTCAAGGCCGTAGAGGGATATGCGAGTTCTCCTCTATTCACCGACGACGAGCGTGCCGCCATCGCCTATGCCGACGCGATGACCGGCAATCCGCACGACATCACCGACCAACAGGTCGAGGACCTGCGGCGGCGGTTCGGCGACGCCGGAGTGATCGAGCTGACCTATCAGATCGGCGTCGAGAATATGCGTGCCCGCACCTACGCGGCGCTCGGAATCACCGAGCAGGGCTTCAATTCCGGTGATGCCTGCCGGGTTCCGTGGGCGAGTCCCCAAGACTCCCTGGACGCCTAG
- a CDS encoding sigma-70 family RNA polymerase sigma factor encodes MAVPVRDRTDEFEALRPRLQAVAYRLTGSVADAEDIVQDAWLRLHATAVEIEDLPAWLTTVVSRLGLDRLRSAVYRRETYVGEWLPEPVVTGLDGNDPLTALVASEDARFAAMVVLDRLAPDQRVAFVLHDGFSLPFKQIAEILGMSDAAARQLATRARRAVTAAPEPVSDAEHNEVVGKLLEALMSGSVEAVVRLLHPDVTMTGDSNGKAPTAVRVIHGPDKVARFLLGLLDRYGPQMMQAINPALVNGQFGMYLTETDTDPDFRPVLPRVSGYTVRDGKVLAVWDVSNPDKFTGTPLRTG; translated from the coding sequence GTGGCAGTTCCGGTACGTGATCGCACCGACGAATTCGAGGCGCTGCGCCCGCGATTGCAGGCGGTGGCTTATCGGCTCACCGGTAGCGTTGCCGACGCCGAGGACATCGTCCAGGACGCTTGGCTGCGTCTGCACGCCACGGCCGTCGAGATCGAAGACCTGCCGGCGTGGCTGACCACCGTGGTCTCCCGGCTCGGGCTGGACCGGTTGCGATCTGCCGTCTATCGCAGGGAAACCTATGTGGGGGAGTGGCTTCCGGAGCCGGTGGTCACAGGCCTGGACGGCAATGATCCGCTGACCGCACTGGTGGCCAGTGAGGACGCGCGCTTTGCGGCCATGGTGGTGCTGGACCGCCTGGCGCCCGATCAGCGCGTCGCGTTTGTCTTGCACGACGGCTTCTCGTTGCCGTTCAAGCAGATTGCCGAGATTCTCGGCATGAGCGATGCGGCCGCGCGTCAACTCGCCACGCGTGCGCGCCGGGCGGTGACGGCAGCCCCGGAACCGGTGTCCGATGCCGAGCACAACGAGGTGGTTGGCAAGTTGCTTGAGGCGCTCATGTCGGGCAGCGTGGAAGCCGTTGTCCGACTGCTGCATCCGGACGTGACGATGACGGGAGATTCCAACGGCAAGGCGCCGACTGCGGTCCGGGTCATCCATGGCCCCGACAAGGTGGCCCGTTTCCTGCTTGGGTTGCTGGACCGTTACGGCCCGCAGATGATGCAGGCCATCAATCCGGCGTTGGTGAATGGACAGTTCGGCATGTATCTGACCGAGACAGACACCGACCCGGACTTCAGGCCGGTGCTGCCCCGTGTCAGTGGCTACACGGTGCGGGACGGCAAGGTGCTGGCAGTCTGGGATGTCAGCAATCCCGACAAGTTCACCGGCACGCCGCTGCGGACCGGCTAG
- a CDS encoding SMP-30/gluconolactonase/LRE family protein yields the protein MAKPSIDPVRWQPPGVRALSLNPQPLPSLTVVPVPGHGPEDVVADAAGNIWAGVVDGKILRISPDGAEITHIATTEHPPLGLHIARDGRVLICSRDKLLALDPASGDIEPLVSKVDGPPLIFCSNVTEASDGTIYFSESTARFPFEQFMAAILEGRPTGRVFRRDPDGTVTTIATGLAFTNGVTLTADESALIVAETVGRRVSRYSLTGADAGALTPILEEIPGMPDNISTGADGRIWVTLASPRNALAEWLLPRAPAMRKVLWQLPDALLPGTDTDPWVIAVNPDTGDVVANISGKSRDLRTITGVVESGGRLWLGCIGSSAVGHLNLADIAPPT from the coding sequence ATGGCCAAGCCGTCAATCGATCCCGTTCGCTGGCAGCCGCCCGGAGTACGGGCGCTATCCCTGAATCCACAGCCCCTGCCCTCCCTGACGGTGGTGCCGGTCCCTGGTCACGGCCCCGAGGACGTCGTGGCCGACGCCGCGGGAAACATCTGGGCGGGTGTGGTGGATGGAAAGATTCTCCGTATCTCTCCCGATGGTGCCGAGATCACGCATATCGCGACCACCGAGCACCCGCCCCTGGGCCTGCATATCGCACGCGATGGACGCGTGTTGATCTGCAGTCGCGACAAGCTGCTGGCACTCGATCCGGCGTCCGGAGATATCGAGCCACTTGTCTCCAAGGTCGACGGACCGCCGCTGATCTTCTGCTCGAATGTCACCGAAGCATCCGATGGGACAATCTATTTCAGCGAATCGACGGCGCGTTTTCCGTTTGAGCAGTTCATGGCGGCCATCCTGGAGGGTCGCCCCACCGGGCGGGTATTTCGCCGCGATCCTGACGGCACCGTGACGACCATCGCCACGGGACTGGCCTTCACCAACGGGGTCACGCTCACCGCCGACGAGTCCGCCTTGATCGTCGCCGAGACCGTCGGCCGCCGGGTGAGCAGGTACTCACTGACCGGTGCGGACGCCGGCGCCCTGACGCCCATCCTCGAAGAGATCCCGGGCATGCCCGACAACATCAGCACCGGCGCGGACGGTCGCATCTGGGTCACCCTGGCCAGCCCGCGCAACGCACTCGCCGAATGGCTACTCCCGCGCGCTCCCGCAATGCGGAAGGTCCTGTGGCAGCTGCCCGACGCACTGCTTCCGGGCACGGACACCGATCCGTGGGTTATCGCGGTGAACCCGGACACCGGCGATGTGGTGGCCAACATCAGCGGCAAGTCGCGGGATCTGCGCACCATCACCGGTGTCGTCGAATCCGGCGGTCGACTCTGGTTGGGCTGCATCGGATCGTCCGCTGTCGGTCACCTCAACCTGGCCGATATCGCACCGCCCACCTAG